One Streptomyces sp. NBC_01217 genomic region harbors:
- a CDS encoding helix-turn-helix domain-containing protein — translation MSSISDRVRRLIDKSGLSLHDFADKTFLDAELLSQCIGGTSSFSTLELAVIADEFHVSMDWLLTGAEPALAVAARTTTGKAAEALAVARDLVARRVGLDKLGYPQPWRPVSPAAPSGNGYAVQGEALAKSAQRAVERQGRLVTEDDLPGLIEAVFGADVAIEPLGEGFDGLAAAGRGAKLILLSTASNPARQRFTLAHELGHLLADDDQDVHLDRDIFDRAQKQDPSEQRANAFASAFLLPEQPLREALHAVGLTRKSFATLCCDFLVSPETLAYRLLKLRVIDAGGCDRYKRMTAREAAGVAGREEQLDRRVVGSEETKLPGLLVRDTRAAYEAGRATLRPLASLLGADVDELRDQLASEQGNGGAA, via the coding sequence GTGTCCAGCATCTCTGATCGCGTGAGACGCCTGATCGACAAATCGGGCTTGAGCCTTCACGACTTCGCCGACAAGACCTTCCTCGACGCCGAGCTGCTCAGTCAGTGTATCGGCGGCACGAGCTCCTTCTCGACTCTTGAGCTCGCAGTCATTGCCGATGAATTTCATGTCTCCATGGACTGGCTCCTTACTGGGGCCGAGCCTGCGCTGGCCGTGGCAGCGAGAACAACCACCGGGAAGGCGGCTGAAGCGTTGGCCGTCGCCCGGGACCTCGTTGCCCGGCGCGTCGGCCTGGACAAGCTTGGGTATCCCCAGCCTTGGCGGCCTGTCTCGCCAGCGGCTCCTTCAGGTAATGGGTACGCCGTTCAGGGCGAGGCGCTGGCGAAATCAGCCCAGCGGGCGGTGGAGCGCCAGGGGCGGTTGGTGACCGAGGACGATCTACCAGGACTGATCGAGGCGGTCTTCGGCGCGGACGTGGCCATCGAGCCGCTGGGTGAGGGTTTTGACGGCCTCGCCGCCGCGGGCCGAGGTGCCAAGCTCATCCTCCTCAGTACGGCCTCGAACCCGGCACGTCAGCGCTTCACGCTCGCTCACGAGCTCGGACACCTCCTCGCCGACGATGATCAGGACGTCCACCTCGATCGCGATATTTTCGACCGAGCCCAGAAACAGGATCCAAGCGAGCAGCGCGCCAACGCCTTCGCCTCCGCCTTCCTCTTGCCCGAGCAACCCCTGCGCGAAGCTCTACATGCGGTGGGACTCACGCGAAAGAGCTTTGCCACACTGTGCTGCGACTTCCTGGTCAGCCCCGAGACGCTTGCTTACAGACTGCTCAAACTGCGTGTGATCGACGCGGGCGGGTGCGACCGCTACAAGCGGATGACCGCCCGCGAGGCCGCGGGCGTCGCCGGCCGCGAGGAACAACTCGACCGGCGAGTCGTGGGCTCGGAGGAGACGAAGCTCCCTGGACTCCTGGTACGCGACACACGTGCGGCCTATGAGGCTGGCAGGGCGACATTGCGTCCGTTGGCATCGCTACTCGGCGCGGATGTCGACGAGCTCAGAGACCAGCTCGCGTCCGAACAGGGCAACGGCGGTGCAGCATGA
- a CDS encoding Wadjet anti-phage system protein JetD domain-containing protein, translating to MPLSPAAAQLSAALQARAERVTVSRATVMEAFREALPGAASGDNARCTLATLLYEIAEHSIIGLPTSRIKWDVGHPALPEQVRVPTAPPAKHATPRPHVSWRPELNWAYDARLTASQTEDLLACNRWFRDTHNQPARRVAVPLRERSYEIFRHEKRLDTLITGALFAPGRLTLEQLATFREPPPLAHHRLGDGDTLLVVENSDTYATLRYLLQPAPGRVGYIAFGSGRAFEASVENVTELPGISRIVYYGDLDAEGIAIPARASINGAQHRLPPVEPAAGLYHLLLAHEPTVGDIIDSEKAHSLTAWLPEGLQQTAHTVLTNGQRHAQEATNRRDLSAEPAWRW from the coding sequence GTGCCGCTTTCCCCTGCAGCGGCACAACTCAGCGCCGCTCTCCAAGCCCGCGCAGAACGAGTCACGGTCAGCCGGGCCACCGTCATGGAGGCATTCCGCGAAGCACTGCCGGGCGCCGCCAGCGGCGACAACGCGCGCTGCACCCTCGCCACGCTGCTGTACGAAATCGCCGAACACAGCATCATCGGCCTACCCACCTCCCGCATCAAATGGGACGTCGGCCACCCAGCCCTTCCGGAACAGGTCCGGGTCCCCACCGCGCCGCCGGCGAAACACGCCACCCCACGCCCACATGTGTCGTGGCGGCCCGAGCTCAACTGGGCCTACGACGCCCGGCTGACCGCGTCCCAGACCGAAGATCTCCTCGCCTGTAACCGCTGGTTCCGCGACACCCACAACCAGCCCGCCCGGCGGGTCGCCGTACCCCTGCGCGAACGCTCGTACGAGATCTTCCGCCACGAAAAGCGCCTCGACACACTGATCACCGGAGCCCTCTTCGCCCCGGGCAGGCTGACCCTCGAACAGCTCGCCACCTTCCGCGAGCCACCCCCGCTGGCCCACCACAGGCTCGGCGACGGCGACACCCTGCTCGTTGTGGAAAACAGCGACACCTACGCCACCCTGCGCTACCTGCTTCAGCCCGCCCCCGGCCGCGTCGGATACATCGCCTTCGGCTCCGGAAGAGCCTTCGAAGCATCCGTAGAAAACGTCACCGAATTACCTGGCATCAGCCGCATCGTCTACTACGGCGACTTGGATGCCGAAGGTATCGCCATCCCGGCCAGAGCCTCCATCAACGGCGCACAGCACAGACTGCCGCCCGTCGAACCGGCGGCTGGCCTGTATCACCTGTTGCTCGCGCACGAGCCCACCGTCGGCGACATCATCGACAGCGAGAAGGCGCACAGCCTGACGGCCTGGCTCCCCGAGGGGCTCCAGCAGACAGCTCACACCGTGCTGACCAACGGGCAACGCCACGCCCAGGAGGCAACCAACCGTAGGGACCTCAGCGCCGAACCAGCTTGGAGATGGTGA
- a CDS encoding tyrosine-type recombinase/integrase codes for MSKLAVGESSLLSADHVRALLEWVQENSSGAVFPFLASMAGTALSPGEAASVRVKDVTLPDGEFGEVLVRAGEGRRVPVSPDIVGVLRRWIDEADLEAEDLLFPAERGGPLASSEYKRAWRQARQALLSPGEVQAGLGEQVSSLRDSCLDRWLGAGVPAWGVAEWAGVSASWIALRYPHRFRLEDVEIDWEHLEEILRLPDIPER; via the coding sequence TTGTCGAAGCTGGCAGTAGGTGAATCGTCCTTGCTCTCTGCGGACCATGTTCGCGCCCTTCTGGAGTGGGTCCAGGAGAACTCTTCGGGGGCTGTTTTCCCTTTCCTCGCCTCTATGGCGGGCACCGCGCTTTCGCCTGGCGAAGCAGCCTCGGTCCGGGTGAAGGACGTGACGCTCCCGGACGGGGAGTTCGGGGAGGTGTTGGTCCGAGCCGGCGAGGGCCGGAGGGTTCCTGTCTCCCCGGACATCGTGGGTGTGCTGAGGCGCTGGATCGACGAGGCGGATTTGGAAGCTGAAGATCTGCTGTTCCCGGCCGAGCGGGGTGGGCCGTTGGCGTCCTCCGAGTACAAGAGGGCGTGGAGGCAGGCTCGCCAAGCGCTGTTGAGCCCGGGCGAGGTGCAGGCGGGCTTGGGGGAGCAGGTCTCCAGCCTGCGTGACTCCTGTCTGGACCGCTGGCTCGGGGCGGGCGTTCCGGCATGGGGTGTCGCCGAGTGGGCTGGCGTGAGTGCGAGCTGGATTGCGCTGCGGTACCCGCACCGCTTCCGGCTGGAAGACGTCGAGATCGACTGGGAGCACCTGGAAGAGATCCTGCGCCTTCCGGACATTCCCGAGCGGTAG
- a CDS encoding helix-turn-helix domain-containing protein, whose product MPARLLSIPAVAAALDVDRRTVYRFIAAGDLPVVDLRTGTERSRVRVPAAGLEEFIARRLVGSPRPRR is encoded by the coding sequence ATGCCTGCCCGTTTGCTGTCCATTCCCGCTGTCGCCGCCGCCCTGGACGTCGACCGCCGCACCGTCTACCGCTTCATCGCCGCCGGTGACCTCCCCGTCGTCGACCTGCGCACCGGGACGGAACGATCTCGCGTCCGTGTCCCTGCTGCCGGGCTTGAGGAGTTCATCGCCAGGAGATTGGTTGGTTCCCCGCGCCCCCGTCGGTGA
- a CDS encoding tyrosine-type recombinase/integrase, which yields MKSGKWQATVRNRAGDRFSESFPLKAQARAWGIELETQFARGGMRDPRAGEIAFREWHDRWWNARIVEPHTLRGDASSIKNHVMSYWADWEMRAITRMDVQSWIRSLVEKGAGPAAIKRAYNLTSSIMRAAVDDDVIAVSPCRSIDLPPIAVKPPQWFTPDQAQSILDGLASAWRTMCLLGFYTGLRWGELSGLHRHRIDTRRSRLFVVEVNTKSGIKEYPKSSKSRREVPLPPHVLEALESHIHRLDRDAVVFTTITKGRSGRLLADSNWRRQTWWPAVEAAYHFGDDGELQLVPHYPPHSMRHTCASWLVQRGVSLYEVQHLLGHESFQTTQRYAHLQPDAHKAVLGAWERMETPLTIGA from the coding sequence TTGAAGTCTGGCAAGTGGCAGGCGACCGTTCGTAACCGGGCCGGAGACCGGTTCAGCGAGTCTTTCCCCCTCAAGGCCCAGGCGCGGGCCTGGGGCATCGAGCTGGAGACCCAGTTCGCCCGCGGAGGCATGCGCGACCCGCGGGCCGGCGAGATCGCGTTCCGGGAGTGGCACGACCGGTGGTGGAACGCCCGCATCGTCGAACCCCACACGCTGCGGGGCGACGCGTCCAGCATCAAGAATCACGTCATGTCCTACTGGGCTGACTGGGAAATGCGGGCCATCACCCGCATGGACGTCCAGAGCTGGATACGCTCCCTGGTCGAGAAGGGCGCAGGCCCTGCCGCGATCAAGCGGGCCTACAACCTGACGTCGTCCATCATGCGCGCGGCGGTCGACGACGATGTGATCGCGGTGAGCCCGTGCCGCAGCATCGATCTGCCGCCCATCGCGGTCAAACCGCCGCAGTGGTTCACGCCCGACCAGGCGCAGAGCATCCTCGACGGACTCGCCTCCGCCTGGCGGACGATGTGCCTGCTCGGCTTCTACACCGGACTGCGCTGGGGGGAGCTCTCCGGCCTACACCGCCACCGCATCGACACACGCCGCTCCCGCCTGTTCGTCGTGGAGGTCAACACCAAGAGCGGCATCAAGGAGTACCCCAAGAGCTCCAAGAGCCGCCGGGAGGTCCCGCTCCCGCCCCACGTCCTGGAGGCCCTCGAAAGCCACATCCACCGGCTCGACCGCGACGCAGTAGTCTTCACGACCATCACCAAGGGCCGCTCCGGACGCCTCCTGGCCGACAGCAACTGGCGCCGGCAGACCTGGTGGCCTGCTGTCGAGGCTGCCTACCATTTCGGCGACGACGGCGAGTTGCAGCTCGTCCCGCACTACCCGCCGCACTCCATGCGCCACACCTGCGCTTCGTGGCTCGTCCAGAGGGGAGTCTCGCTCTACGAAGTCCAGCACCTTCTCGGCCACGAGAGCTTCCAGACCACCCAGCGCTACGCCCACCTACAGCCGGACGCCCACAAGGCCGTGCTGGGAGCCTGGGAACGCATGGAAACCCCGCTTACCATTGGCGCATGA
- a CDS encoding DUF6531 domain-containing protein, whose protein sequence is MTLAERRQQVKRDRDELSPMHSYIDPRAEKPSGTPHPRPTEPADRGPAASRSATPFGAQATGNPTWVSAYATAYPAMLSIGGQLQLPAGTTASSVSGMWLYVRDEAGNFVLQQEIKRSTDDPSGRYLDNGAWCYGWWPSNAYPADQCFWWSGSTLGGHLEDGKKYYAWIFLTGTDGTSSPGGTTSPLVEAFYTPDIPGAQAGICTCYAQAHRADPVNTATGMFFEQLTDASLVSPGVPLALERTYRSDSATAGLLGRGWATPFDSKLTVATGKVTYQADDGASFVFTQNSDGTYTAPAGSAAKLAKGTSDYTLTSPDHTKRTFTSTGQLTSVVDEVGKGLSLTYASGRLASVKDAAGRTTTFTVGTDGLLTKVALPETTSVSYGYTDGLLTSVTDPAERVSSYGYDANKRLSSYTDPAGGKVSNVYDTSGRITSQTDQNAKTTTFTWDGSRESHTTAPDGGVWTDVYSGNVLMSTIDPYGESITYDYDRYLRPVGITDQRGNTTSMTYDSAGRMLTRSSPSGLGYTESWTYDTSGNITSHTDGRGNKTTYAYNTSNQLTTTTDPLSGAAVYTYTALGAIQTVKTPRGKVTTYGYDTAGNRTSVTTPLGEKATFTYDAAGRILTKTDPRGNVTGADPAAYTTTYTYDGRGLLSSATDPLGRTTTYTYNGAEQLLSAKNPEGNTTAYAYDDAGHLTRTTDAAGKFVTRTYSAAGHLASETDAAGNKTTYTYDKVGRLLTSVSPRGNVAGADPAAYTTSYAYDAAGNRTKVTGPTGAFTTTTYDAINRPLVNTDPLGHTTTYTYDANDNVTKVTDAAGKTALSVYDKNNRLTSSTNQLSKTTTYTYDADGHLLSSTSPLGNKGTWTYDDDGRQATAVDPRGNATGASPAQYTTTYGYDPSGNPTTVTDPLGNVTRTEYDAVGNVTRSTDADQRTTTYGYNKLDQLTTVTAPGDAATTYGYDTVGNVTGRTDANNHVTTYGYDAKHRLTSVTDPLNRATTYAYDADSNPVKETTPRGTTTRTFDARGLLTNLDYSDTTPDVTFGYDDAGRMVARANSKISEDFVYNTVGNLTKTRGFAYTYDAAGQMLTRKYSDGNTIGYTYDNDGRTATMTADGATTTYTSDPAGNLITTALPNTETEERTYDRAGRVTAVTSAKAGTTVTKTALTLSAAGLPTRVDVTRAGVGTGGYDQTYDTAGRLTSGCYPQPWITGCAATRTTSYTYDKAGNRLTSTLGATSTSYAYDDADQLTSTTAGATSTAYEYDAEGNQTKAGANTFTYDLAGQISAATVAGATYTYDHDASGNQVATLKDGAVTSRTQWDPNAPLPILATEYDSAWAIKQSYRYDPLGQPAATKTGTGAVFYYHHDTQGSPLDVTNSTGTLHQRWAYDPYGTRVLGTVTGGAPASTPSYTGARYETTTGNLDLHARQYNTATGRFNSTDPATRSATTPYVSPYAYADNVPTLLTDRSGLTPDDPNDSVDGIGDVLGIFGDAFADVVKSPFVFLGDAQNAFTGANGGAGAFLDKYLPVRPAYRLYRAEYMLRQQGCDALADLYAEAADELTQQIVVMGVGGLTGWRRAAVNPGGGRYHGEPESTRFGLPYYTPETPSSKQRINPEGGKKNCGLCATAGDDLMAGRNPNSVPGADRPMTRAEVSATTGLAFRSVGGLNVIVSEMLRWGPGARAIVGAWPQKGIGHYFNVANIDGKVVFLDFQSGKANPAATRYRNYYLMRTN, encoded by the coding sequence ATGACACTGGCCGAGAGACGCCAGCAGGTGAAGCGGGACCGGGACGAGCTGTCACCCATGCACAGCTACATCGACCCGCGCGCAGAAAAGCCGTCCGGAACACCGCACCCCCGTCCCACCGAACCCGCCGACCGAGGCCCGGCCGCCAGCAGGTCGGCAACTCCGTTCGGCGCACAGGCAACAGGGAATCCCACGTGGGTCAGCGCGTACGCCACTGCTTACCCGGCGATGTTGTCGATCGGCGGGCAACTGCAGCTGCCGGCGGGTACGACTGCGTCCTCGGTATCCGGGATGTGGCTCTATGTCCGCGACGAGGCGGGGAACTTCGTCCTCCAGCAGGAGATCAAGCGCTCCACCGATGACCCTTCGGGCCGCTACCTCGACAACGGGGCCTGGTGCTACGGGTGGTGGCCGAGCAACGCCTACCCTGCCGACCAGTGTTTCTGGTGGAGCGGCAGCACGCTCGGGGGGCATCTCGAGGACGGTAAGAAGTACTACGCCTGGATCTTCCTCACCGGCACGGACGGGACTTCGAGTCCGGGCGGAACCACCTCCCCCCTTGTGGAAGCCTTCTACACGCCTGACATCCCCGGAGCGCAGGCGGGCATCTGCACCTGCTACGCGCAGGCTCACCGTGCGGACCCGGTCAACACGGCGACCGGCATGTTCTTCGAACAGCTCACCGACGCCTCTCTGGTAAGCCCCGGTGTGCCTCTGGCCCTGGAGCGCACGTACCGTTCCGACTCGGCCACGGCGGGCCTGCTGGGGCGCGGCTGGGCGACACCGTTCGACTCAAAACTCACGGTCGCGACGGGGAAAGTGACCTACCAGGCGGACGACGGGGCGTCGTTCGTGTTCACGCAGAACAGCGACGGAACGTACACGGCTCCGGCCGGGTCGGCGGCCAAGCTGGCCAAGGGCACCAGTGATTACACCCTTACCTCGCCCGACCACACCAAACGGACCTTCACCAGTACCGGTCAGCTCACCTCCGTCGTCGACGAGGTCGGCAAAGGACTGAGCCTGACGTACGCGTCCGGCAGGCTCGCCTCCGTCAAGGACGCCGCCGGCCGCACGACCACTTTCACGGTCGGTACCGACGGACTGCTGACCAAGGTGGCCCTGCCGGAAACGACATCGGTGTCCTACGGCTACACCGACGGTCTGCTGACTTCGGTGACCGACCCCGCGGAGAGGGTCTCGTCGTACGGGTACGACGCGAACAAGCGGCTGTCGTCCTACACCGACCCCGCGGGTGGCAAGGTCAGCAACGTCTACGACACGAGTGGCCGGATCACTTCCCAGACCGACCAGAACGCCAAGACGACGACCTTCACCTGGGACGGCAGCCGCGAGTCGCACACCACGGCGCCCGACGGCGGCGTGTGGACCGACGTGTACTCCGGCAATGTCCTCATGTCGACCATCGACCCGTACGGCGAGAGCATCACCTACGACTACGACCGCTATCTGCGTCCCGTGGGCATCACCGACCAGCGCGGCAACACCACGTCGATGACGTACGACAGCGCCGGCCGGATGCTCACTCGCAGTTCACCGTCGGGACTCGGCTACACGGAGAGCTGGACGTACGACACTTCGGGCAACATCACCAGCCACACCGACGGCCGTGGCAACAAGACCACCTACGCGTACAACACGTCGAACCAGCTGACGACGACCACGGACCCTCTCAGCGGCGCCGCCGTCTACACGTACACGGCGCTCGGCGCCATCCAGACGGTGAAGACGCCGCGGGGCAAGGTCACCACCTACGGCTACGACACAGCAGGGAACCGGACGTCGGTGACCACGCCGCTGGGTGAGAAGGCGACGTTCACCTACGACGCGGCCGGGCGGATCCTGACCAAGACGGACCCGCGCGGCAACGTCACCGGCGCCGACCCTGCCGCCTACACGACGACGTACACCTACGACGGGCGAGGGCTGCTCAGCTCGGCCACCGACCCGCTGGGCCGTACCACGACCTACACGTACAACGGTGCGGAGCAGCTTCTCTCCGCGAAGAACCCCGAGGGCAACACCACCGCCTACGCCTACGACGATGCCGGGCACCTGACCAGGACGACGGACGCCGCAGGCAAGTTCGTCACCCGCACCTACAGTGCCGCCGGGCACCTCGCCTCCGAGACGGACGCCGCCGGCAACAAGACCACCTACACCTACGACAAGGTGGGCCGTCTGCTCACCAGCGTGTCACCGCGCGGCAACGTCGCCGGCGCCGACCCGGCTGCGTACACCACGAGCTACGCCTACGACGCCGCCGGCAACCGCACCAAGGTCACAGGTCCCACCGGCGCGTTCACCACCACGACCTACGACGCGATCAACCGGCCGCTGGTGAACACCGACCCGCTGGGCCACACCACTACGTACACGTACGACGCCAACGACAACGTCACCAAGGTCACCGACGCCGCGGGCAAGACGGCCCTCTCCGTCTATGACAAGAACAACCGGCTGACCAGCAGCACCAACCAATTGAGCAAGACCACCACCTACACCTACGACGCCGACGGGCACCTGCTCAGCAGCACCTCGCCCCTGGGTAACAAGGGCACCTGGACCTACGACGACGACGGCCGCCAGGCCACGGCCGTCGACCCGCGCGGCAATGCCACTGGCGCCTCCCCGGCCCAGTACACCACCACCTACGGCTACGACCCGTCGGGCAACCCGACCACCGTCACCGACCCGCTCGGCAACGTAACCCGTACCGAGTACGACGCCGTCGGCAACGTCACCCGGAGCACGGACGCCGACCAGCGCACCACCACCTACGGCTATAACAAGCTCGACCAGCTGACCACCGTCACCGCTCCCGGCGACGCGGCCACCACCTACGGCTACGACACGGTCGGCAACGTCACCGGTCGCACCGACGCCAACAACCATGTCACCACCTACGGTTACGACGCGAAGCACCGCCTGACGTCGGTTACCGACCCGCTGAACCGGGCGACGACCTACGCCTACGACGCCGACAGCAACCCGGTCAAAGAGACGACGCCCCGGGGCACCACCACCCGGACGTTCGACGCCCGCGGCCTGCTCACCAATCTCGACTACTCCGACACCACGCCCGATGTCACCTTCGGATACGACGACGCCGGACGCATGGTCGCCCGCGCCAACTCGAAGATCTCCGAGGACTTCGTCTACAACACGGTCGGCAACCTCACCAAGACCCGCGGCTTCGCCTACACCTACGACGCCGCCGGGCAGATGCTCACCCGTAAGTACTCCGATGGCAACACCATCGGCTACACCTACGACAACGACGGCCGCACCGCCACGATGACGGCCGACGGCGCCACCACCACCTACACCTCGGACCCGGCGGGCAACCTCATCACGACGGCGCTGCCCAACACGGAGACCGAGGAACGCACTTACGACCGGGCCGGACGCGTCACCGCCGTCACCTCCGCCAAAGCGGGCACGACGGTCACCAAGACCGCCCTGACCCTCTCGGCGGCCGGCCTGCCCACCCGCGTCGACGTCACCCGCGCCGGAGTCGGCACCGGCGGCTACGACCAGACCTACGACACCGCCGGCCGCCTCACCTCCGGCTGCTACCCCCAGCCCTGGATCACCGGCTGCGCCGCCACCCGCACCACGTCCTACACCTACGACAAGGCCGGCAACCGCCTGACCTCCACCCTCGGCGCCACGTCCACCAGCTACGCCTACGACGACGCCGACCAGCTCACCTCCACCACGGCCGGAGCCACCAGCACCGCTTACGAATACGACGCGGAAGGCAACCAGACCAAGGCGGGCGCCAACACGTTCACCTACGACCTGGCCGGACAGATATCCGCCGCCACCGTCGCGGGCGCCACCTACACTTACGACCACGACGCCAGCGGCAACCAGGTCGCCACGCTCAAGGACGGCGCGGTCACCAGCCGCACCCAGTGGGACCCCAACGCACCCCTGCCGATCCTCGCCACCGAGTACGACAGCGCCTGGGCCATCAAACAGTCCTACCGCTACGACCCCCTCGGCCAGCCCGCCGCCACGAAAACCGGCACGGGCGCGGTGTTCTACTACCACCACGACACCCAGGGTTCCCCGCTCGACGTCACCAACAGCACCGGCACCCTCCACCAGCGATGGGCCTACGACCCCTACGGCACCCGCGTCCTGGGCACCGTCACCGGAGGCGCACCCGCAAGCACCCCCTCCTACACCGGCGCGCGGTACGAAACCACCACCGGCAATCTGGACCTGCACGCCCGCCAGTACAACACCGCCACCGGCCGCTTCAACAGCACCGACCCGGCAACCCGCAGCGCCACAACCCCCTATGTGTCCCCGTACGCCTACGCCGACAACGTACCCACCCTCCTGACCGACCGGAGCGGCCTGACCCCCGATGACCCGAACGACAGCGTCGACGGCATCGGCGACGTGCTGGGCATCTTCGGCGACGCCTTCGCCGACGTCGTCAAGTCACCGTTCGTGTTCCTCGGGGACGCACAGAACGCCTTCACCGGAGCGAACGGCGGCGCCGGCGCCTTCCTCGACAAGTACCTCCCCGTCCGCCCCGCCTACCGCCTCTACCGCGCCGAGTACATGCTCCGCCAACAAGGCTGCGACGCACTCGCCGACCTCTACGCCGAAGCCGCCGACGAACTCACCCAGCAGATCGTGGTCATGGGGGTTGGCGGGCTCACGGGGTGGCGACGGGCCGCAGTCAATCCGGGCGGAGGCCGCTACCACGGGGAGCCCGAGTCAACGCGATTCGGGCTTCCTTACTACACGCCCGAGACCCCGTCCTCGAAGCAGCGCATCAATCCGGAGGGCGGCAAGAAGAACTGCGGGCTGTGCGCTACCGCAGGTGACGATCTCATGGCAGGCCGCAACCCGAACTCTGTTCCCGGAGCCGACCGCCCTATGACCAGGGCTGAGGTATCGGCAACCACAGGTCTCGCGTTCCGCAGCGTCGGGGGCCTGAACGTCATCGTCAGCGAAATGCTGCGCTGGGGCCCGGGAGCGCGTGCAATCGTGGGGGCCTGGCCGCAGAAGGGGATCGGCCATTACTTCAACGTCGCCAATATCGACGGCAAGGTGGTATTCCTCGACTTCCAGTCAGGCAAGGCCAATCCAGCCGCGACTAGATACCGCAACTACTACCTCATGAGGACCAACTGA